The Aedes aegypti strain LVP_AGWG chromosome 3, AaegL5.0 Primary Assembly, whole genome shotgun sequence genome contains a region encoding:
- the LOC5567244 gene encoding zinc finger protein 26 isoform X3, translating to MINSKKICRLCLGKDVRLTRPFENAGGPDDDLLQRIYECTTVKVMLKDSYPAAICAICDTKLKEYSRFRDRCIENDELLRSILDEQEKDVECIEEDVQVSPPEPEPTETEEIPIADIRPLEFHESSEIKDLQLQLYGSSDENTLSQSEFAGSDATTGALTPLPKITSVTSSAPVDPVASTSTSEPAETESPAVSKSPAPETATTPIVKPTISVKPLSILAANPNTAIPEPTISDPGESSAPKEADNTTPATANLNADGRLECTICSRPFRNSYTLRRHMNLHTEENLFTCEYCNKKFNDRSNWKIHLRAHTGDNLLRCAVCFKTFISPSTLKYHLRAHRKLKVFECKFCVETTSTYQALSDHIATKHADVRLEDYAKHSEESFAAGDFLKIEMEADETTLSSAIVAGMHTESDESGSETAPRPPPLIAAPSAAAASAASVSHSSSIDGIKIKEEVPDLDDIAIKQEPVDEETLGALVGSPGGTQGLTVTQQLTALIPATEEESPPVILFRCDYCMKIFKYLYELRVHMKIHNGPKAGVKPADAAPPPAKKPRHPSIDADVAELANAPLPEHDCPKCDKAFRTEELLRVHIETHKMDQDFTKARSCKVCFKTFKCELNLVSHMKKHHEYASFVSEQPEQEPQPPVEAVEEDKPQSPDSSSNDAGNQSQGESVDTATTAEGGNSSATTERKCEICALSFDCSYKLEQHVMTHFKNNEAVAFVPSADRPYKCTECHKRFKRKDYLLIHIRTHTGERRHKCDMCSSAFVHPSNLITHRKLHSNERPFKCDLCPAAFKLYAGLKIHRKRCVLKYLQENSVTVT from the exons ATGAT CAACTCGAAGAAAATCTGCCGGCTCTGTTTGGGCAAGGATGTTCGGTTGACGAGGCCGTTTGAGAATGCTGGCGGTCCGGATGATGATCTGCTACAAAGGATCTATGAATGCACTACCGTGAAG GTTATGCTGAAAGATAGCTACCCAGCGGCCATTTGTGCAATATGCGACACTAAGCTGAAGGAGTACAGCCGATTCCGCGATAGGTGCATCGAAAATGATGAACTGCTACGCAGCATTCTCGACGAGCAGGAGAAGGACGTGGAGTGCATTGAAGAAGACGTACAGGTCAGTCCACCGGAACCGGAACCCACTGAAACGGAGGAAATCCCAATCGCGGACATTCGTCCGCTGGAGTTTCATGAGTCGAGCGAGATCAAAGATCTACAGCTACAGTTGTATGGATCCTCAGATGAGAATACCCTCAGCCAGAGCGAATTTGCCGGTTCGGATGCGACGACGGGGGCTCTTACTCCGCTGCCGAAGATCACCAGCGTTACCTCAAGTGCACCAGTTGATCCCGTCGCAAGTACTAGTACTTCTGAACCAGCTGAGACGGAATCCCCGGCAGTAAGTAAATCGCCGGCTCCTGAAACCGCAACCACTCCGATCGTTAAACCCACTATCAGTGTAAAACCGCTATCTATTCTGGCGGCAAATCCCAATACAGCAATACCTGAGCCTACCATTTCCGATCCGGGTGAATCCTCTGCTCCGAAGGAAGCGGATAACACTACTCCCGCTACGGCTAATTTGAACGCAGATGGACGCCTGGAGTGCACGATATGCTCCCGCCCCTTCCGTAATTCCTACACCCTTCGACGTCACATGAATCTACACACGGAGGAAAATTTGTTTACATGTGAGTATTGCAACAAGAAGTTCAACGATCGGTCAAATTGGAAGATCCACCTCCGAGCCCACACAGGAGACAATCTTCTCCGATGCGCAGTTTGTTTTAAAACTTTCATTTCCCCATCGACTCTGAAGTATCACTTGCGAGCTCATCGGAAGCTAAAAGTGTTCGAGTGCAAGTTCTGTGTAGAGACGACCAGTACCTACCAAGCACTGTCGGATCACATTGCGACCAAGCATGCTGATGTACGATTGGAAGACTATGCCAAGCACTCAGAGGAATCGTTTGCGGCCGGCGATTTCTTGAAAATCGAAATGGAAGCTGACGAAACTACGCTGTCGTCAGCGATAGTAGCAGGCATGCACACTGAAAGTGATGAATCTGGGTCTGAAACGGCACCGCGACCTCCTCCGTTGATTGCTGCACCATCCGCGGCCGCAGCGAGTGCTGCTTCCGTTAGTCACAGTAGTAGTATCGACGGAATTAAAATTAAAGAGGAGGTACCTGATTTGGATGACATTGCAATCAAACAAGAACCAGTCGATGAGGAAACTCTTGGTGCCTTAGTTGGAAGTCCTGGCGGCACGCAAGGTCTGACAGTGACGCAGCAGTTGACGGCGTTAATTCCAGCAACCGAAGAG GAATCCCCTCCGGTAATTCTATTCCGATGTGACTACTGCATGAAGATCTTCAAGTACCTGTACGAGCTGCGAGTGCACATGAAGATTCACAACGGGCCCAAAGCTGGAGTAAAACCGGCGGATGCCGCTCCGCCTCCTGCGAAGAAACCACGTCACCCATCGATCGACGCCGACGTAGCTGAGCTAGCAAATGCACCACTCCCAGAGCACGACTGTCCCAAGTGCGACAAGGCCTTCCGCACCGAAGAACTGCTTAGGGTTCACATTGAAACCCACAAAATGGACCAGGACTTTACAAAAGCTCGAAGCTGCAAGGTTTGCTTCAAAACGTTCAAGTGCGAGCTAAATCTGGTCTCACACATGAAGAAACATCACGAGTATGCTAGTTTTGTTAGCGAACAGCCAGAACAGGAACCGCAGCCTCCGGTTGAGGCCGTTGAGGAAGATAAGCCACAGTCGCCGGACAGCAGTAGCAACGATGCAGGTAATCAATCGCAAGGCGAATCGGTTGACACCGCAACGACGGCCGAAGGCGGAAACTCATCTGCCACAACGGAACGCAAGTGCGAGATTTGCGCCCTCAGCTTCGACTGTTCCTACAAGCTGGAGCAGCACGTAATGACCCACTTCAAGAACAATGAAGCGGTCGCCTTTGTGCCATCGGCCGATCGGCCCTACAAGTGTACCGAGTGCCATAAGCGATTCAAGCGGAAGGACTACCTGCTGATCCACATCCGGACGCATACCGGCGAACGACGGCACAAGTGTGATATGTGCTCGAGCGCATTCGTTCACCCGTCGAATCTAATCACACATCGCAAGTTGCACTCCAACGAACGGCCGTTCAAATGCGATCTCTGTCCGGCGGCATTCAAGCTGTACGCCGGGCTCAAGATCCACCGGAAGCGGTGTGTGCTCAAATATCTACAGGAAAATAGCGTTACGGTTACGTAG
- the LOC5567244 gene encoding zinc finger protein 26 isoform X2, giving the protein MVVKSEAVRKNLANNSKKICRLCLGKDVRLTRPFENAGGPDDDLLQRIYECTTVKVMLKDSYPAAICAICDTKLKEYSRFRDRCIENDELLRSILDEQEKDVECIEEDVQVSPPEPEPTETEEIPIADIRPLEFHESSEIKDLQLQLYGSSDENTLSQSEFAGSDATTGALTPLPKITSVTSSAPVDPVASTSTSEPAETESPAVSKSPAPETATTPIVKPTISVKPLSILAANPNTAIPEPTISDPGESSAPKEADNTTPATANLNADGRLECTICSRPFRNSYTLRRHMNLHTEENLFTCEYCNKKFNDRSNWKIHLRAHTGDNLLRCAVCFKTFISPSTLKYHLRAHRKLKVFECKFCVETTSTYQALSDHIATKHADVRLEDYAKHSEESFAAGDFLKIEMEADETTLSSAIVAGMHTESDESGSETAPRPPPLIAAPSAAAASAASVSHSSSIDGIKIKEEVPDLDDIAIKQEPVDEETLGALVGSPGGTQGLTVTQQLTALIPATEEESPPVILFRCDYCMKIFKYLYELRVHMKIHNGPKAGVKPADAAPPPAKKPRHPSIDADVAELANAPLPEHDCPKCDKAFRTEELLRVHIETHKMDQDFTKARSCKVCFKTFKCELNLVSHMKKHHEYASFVSEQPEQEPQPPVEAVEEDKPQSPDSSSNDAGNQSQGESVDTATTAEGGNSSATTERKCEICALSFDCSYKLEQHVMTHFKNNEAVAFVPSADRPYKCTECHKRFKRKDYLLIHIRTHTGERRHKCDMCSSAFVHPSNLITHRKLHSNERPFKCDLCPAAFKLYAGLKIHRKRCVLKYLQENSVTVT; this is encoded by the exons ATGGTTGTGAAATCAGAAGCAGTTAGAAAAAATCTGGCAAA CAACTCGAAGAAAATCTGCCGGCTCTGTTTGGGCAAGGATGTTCGGTTGACGAGGCCGTTTGAGAATGCTGGCGGTCCGGATGATGATCTGCTACAAAGGATCTATGAATGCACTACCGTGAAG GTTATGCTGAAAGATAGCTACCCAGCGGCCATTTGTGCAATATGCGACACTAAGCTGAAGGAGTACAGCCGATTCCGCGATAGGTGCATCGAAAATGATGAACTGCTACGCAGCATTCTCGACGAGCAGGAGAAGGACGTGGAGTGCATTGAAGAAGACGTACAGGTCAGTCCACCGGAACCGGAACCCACTGAAACGGAGGAAATCCCAATCGCGGACATTCGTCCGCTGGAGTTTCATGAGTCGAGCGAGATCAAAGATCTACAGCTACAGTTGTATGGATCCTCAGATGAGAATACCCTCAGCCAGAGCGAATTTGCCGGTTCGGATGCGACGACGGGGGCTCTTACTCCGCTGCCGAAGATCACCAGCGTTACCTCAAGTGCACCAGTTGATCCCGTCGCAAGTACTAGTACTTCTGAACCAGCTGAGACGGAATCCCCGGCAGTAAGTAAATCGCCGGCTCCTGAAACCGCAACCACTCCGATCGTTAAACCCACTATCAGTGTAAAACCGCTATCTATTCTGGCGGCAAATCCCAATACAGCAATACCTGAGCCTACCATTTCCGATCCGGGTGAATCCTCTGCTCCGAAGGAAGCGGATAACACTACTCCCGCTACGGCTAATTTGAACGCAGATGGACGCCTGGAGTGCACGATATGCTCCCGCCCCTTCCGTAATTCCTACACCCTTCGACGTCACATGAATCTACACACGGAGGAAAATTTGTTTACATGTGAGTATTGCAACAAGAAGTTCAACGATCGGTCAAATTGGAAGATCCACCTCCGAGCCCACACAGGAGACAATCTTCTCCGATGCGCAGTTTGTTTTAAAACTTTCATTTCCCCATCGACTCTGAAGTATCACTTGCGAGCTCATCGGAAGCTAAAAGTGTTCGAGTGCAAGTTCTGTGTAGAGACGACCAGTACCTACCAAGCACTGTCGGATCACATTGCGACCAAGCATGCTGATGTACGATTGGAAGACTATGCCAAGCACTCAGAGGAATCGTTTGCGGCCGGCGATTTCTTGAAAATCGAAATGGAAGCTGACGAAACTACGCTGTCGTCAGCGATAGTAGCAGGCATGCACACTGAAAGTGATGAATCTGGGTCTGAAACGGCACCGCGACCTCCTCCGTTGATTGCTGCACCATCCGCGGCCGCAGCGAGTGCTGCTTCCGTTAGTCACAGTAGTAGTATCGACGGAATTAAAATTAAAGAGGAGGTACCTGATTTGGATGACATTGCAATCAAACAAGAACCAGTCGATGAGGAAACTCTTGGTGCCTTAGTTGGAAGTCCTGGCGGCACGCAAGGTCTGACAGTGACGCAGCAGTTGACGGCGTTAATTCCAGCAACCGAAGAG GAATCCCCTCCGGTAATTCTATTCCGATGTGACTACTGCATGAAGATCTTCAAGTACCTGTACGAGCTGCGAGTGCACATGAAGATTCACAACGGGCCCAAAGCTGGAGTAAAACCGGCGGATGCCGCTCCGCCTCCTGCGAAGAAACCACGTCACCCATCGATCGACGCCGACGTAGCTGAGCTAGCAAATGCACCACTCCCAGAGCACGACTGTCCCAAGTGCGACAAGGCCTTCCGCACCGAAGAACTGCTTAGGGTTCACATTGAAACCCACAAAATGGACCAGGACTTTACAAAAGCTCGAAGCTGCAAGGTTTGCTTCAAAACGTTCAAGTGCGAGCTAAATCTGGTCTCACACATGAAGAAACATCACGAGTATGCTAGTTTTGTTAGCGAACAGCCAGAACAGGAACCGCAGCCTCCGGTTGAGGCCGTTGAGGAAGATAAGCCACAGTCGCCGGACAGCAGTAGCAACGATGCAGGTAATCAATCGCAAGGCGAATCGGTTGACACCGCAACGACGGCCGAAGGCGGAAACTCATCTGCCACAACGGAACGCAAGTGCGAGATTTGCGCCCTCAGCTTCGACTGTTCCTACAAGCTGGAGCAGCACGTAATGACCCACTTCAAGAACAATGAAGCGGTCGCCTTTGTGCCATCGGCCGATCGGCCCTACAAGTGTACCGAGTGCCATAAGCGATTCAAGCGGAAGGACTACCTGCTGATCCACATCCGGACGCATACCGGCGAACGACGGCACAAGTGTGATATGTGCTCGAGCGCATTCGTTCACCCGTCGAATCTAATCACACATCGCAAGTTGCACTCCAACGAACGGCCGTTCAAATGCGATCTCTGTCCGGCGGCATTCAAGCTGTACGCCGGGCTCAAGATCCACCGGAAGCGGTGTGTGCTCAAATATCTACAGGAAAATAGCGTTACGGTTACGTAG
- the LOC5567244 gene encoding zinc finger protein 26 isoform X5, with the protein MLKDSYPAAICAICDTKLKEYSRFRDRCIENDELLRSILDEQEKDVECIEEDVQVSPPEPEPTETEEIPIADIRPLEFHESSEIKDLQLQLYGSSDENTLSQSEFAGSDATTGALTPLPKITSVTSSAPVDPVASTSTSEPAETESPAVSKSPAPETATTPIVKPTISVKPLSILAANPNTAIPEPTISDPGESSAPKEADNTTPATANLNADGRLECTICSRPFRNSYTLRRHMNLHTEENLFTCEYCNKKFNDRSNWKIHLRAHTGDNLLRCAVCFKTFISPSTLKYHLRAHRKLKVFECKFCVETTSTYQALSDHIATKHADVRLEDYAKHSEESFAAGDFLKIEMEADETTLSSAIVAGMHTESDESGSETAPRPPPLIAAPSAAAASAASVSHSSSIDGIKIKEEVPDLDDIAIKQEPVDEETLGALVGSPGGTQGLTVTQQLTALIPATEEESPPVILFRCDYCMKIFKYLYELRVHMKIHNGPKAGVKPADAAPPPAKKPRHPSIDADVAELANAPLPEHDCPKCDKAFRTEELLRVHIETHKMDQDFTKARSCKVCFKTFKCELNLVSHMKKHHEYASFVSEQPEQEPQPPVEAVEEDKPQSPDSSSNDAGNQSQGESVDTATTAEGGNSSATTERKCEICALSFDCSYKLEQHVMTHFKNNEAVAFVPSADRPYKCTECHKRFKRKDYLLIHIRTHTGERRHKCDMCSSAFVHPSNLITHRKLHSNERPFKCDLCPAAFKLYAGLKIHRKRCVLKYLQENSVTVT; encoded by the exons ATGCTGAAAGATAGCTACCCAGCGGCCATTTGTGCAATATGCGACACTAAGCTGAAGGAGTACAGCCGATTCCGCGATAGGTGCATCGAAAATGATGAACTGCTACGCAGCATTCTCGACGAGCAGGAGAAGGACGTGGAGTGCATTGAAGAAGACGTACAGGTCAGTCCACCGGAACCGGAACCCACTGAAACGGAGGAAATCCCAATCGCGGACATTCGTCCGCTGGAGTTTCATGAGTCGAGCGAGATCAAAGATCTACAGCTACAGTTGTATGGATCCTCAGATGAGAATACCCTCAGCCAGAGCGAATTTGCCGGTTCGGATGCGACGACGGGGGCTCTTACTCCGCTGCCGAAGATCACCAGCGTTACCTCAAGTGCACCAGTTGATCCCGTCGCAAGTACTAGTACTTCTGAACCAGCTGAGACGGAATCCCCGGCAGTAAGTAAATCGCCGGCTCCTGAAACCGCAACCACTCCGATCGTTAAACCCACTATCAGTGTAAAACCGCTATCTATTCTGGCGGCAAATCCCAATACAGCAATACCTGAGCCTACCATTTCCGATCCGGGTGAATCCTCTGCTCCGAAGGAAGCGGATAACACTACTCCCGCTACGGCTAATTTGAACGCAGATGGACGCCTGGAGTGCACGATATGCTCCCGCCCCTTCCGTAATTCCTACACCCTTCGACGTCACATGAATCTACACACGGAGGAAAATTTGTTTACATGTGAGTATTGCAACAAGAAGTTCAACGATCGGTCAAATTGGAAGATCCACCTCCGAGCCCACACAGGAGACAATCTTCTCCGATGCGCAGTTTGTTTTAAAACTTTCATTTCCCCATCGACTCTGAAGTATCACTTGCGAGCTCATCGGAAGCTAAAAGTGTTCGAGTGCAAGTTCTGTGTAGAGACGACCAGTACCTACCAAGCACTGTCGGATCACATTGCGACCAAGCATGCTGATGTACGATTGGAAGACTATGCCAAGCACTCAGAGGAATCGTTTGCGGCCGGCGATTTCTTGAAAATCGAAATGGAAGCTGACGAAACTACGCTGTCGTCAGCGATAGTAGCAGGCATGCACACTGAAAGTGATGAATCTGGGTCTGAAACGGCACCGCGACCTCCTCCGTTGATTGCTGCACCATCCGCGGCCGCAGCGAGTGCTGCTTCCGTTAGTCACAGTAGTAGTATCGACGGAATTAAAATTAAAGAGGAGGTACCTGATTTGGATGACATTGCAATCAAACAAGAACCAGTCGATGAGGAAACTCTTGGTGCCTTAGTTGGAAGTCCTGGCGGCACGCAAGGTCTGACAGTGACGCAGCAGTTGACGGCGTTAATTCCAGCAACCGAAGAG GAATCCCCTCCGGTAATTCTATTCCGATGTGACTACTGCATGAAGATCTTCAAGTACCTGTACGAGCTGCGAGTGCACATGAAGATTCACAACGGGCCCAAAGCTGGAGTAAAACCGGCGGATGCCGCTCCGCCTCCTGCGAAGAAACCACGTCACCCATCGATCGACGCCGACGTAGCTGAGCTAGCAAATGCACCACTCCCAGAGCACGACTGTCCCAAGTGCGACAAGGCCTTCCGCACCGAAGAACTGCTTAGGGTTCACATTGAAACCCACAAAATGGACCAGGACTTTACAAAAGCTCGAAGCTGCAAGGTTTGCTTCAAAACGTTCAAGTGCGAGCTAAATCTGGTCTCACACATGAAGAAACATCACGAGTATGCTAGTTTTGTTAGCGAACAGCCAGAACAGGAACCGCAGCCTCCGGTTGAGGCCGTTGAGGAAGATAAGCCACAGTCGCCGGACAGCAGTAGCAACGATGCAGGTAATCAATCGCAAGGCGAATCGGTTGACACCGCAACGACGGCCGAAGGCGGAAACTCATCTGCCACAACGGAACGCAAGTGCGAGATTTGCGCCCTCAGCTTCGACTGTTCCTACAAGCTGGAGCAGCACGTAATGACCCACTTCAAGAACAATGAAGCGGTCGCCTTTGTGCCATCGGCCGATCGGCCCTACAAGTGTACCGAGTGCCATAAGCGATTCAAGCGGAAGGACTACCTGCTGATCCACATCCGGACGCATACCGGCGAACGACGGCACAAGTGTGATATGTGCTCGAGCGCATTCGTTCACCCGTCGAATCTAATCACACATCGCAAGTTGCACTCCAACGAACGGCCGTTCAAATGCGATCTCTGTCCGGCGGCATTCAAGCTGTACGCCGGGCTCAAGATCCACCGGAAGCGGTGTGTGCTCAAATATCTACAGGAAAATAGCGTTACGGTTACGTAG